ATAATATTGATAATTTGATTGATAATTATCGCGATTTTAGTGTTCGAGATATTGCCAGAATCTTCTGGGAAGGCTTATTCTTCTTAAATGTGAAAAATGTGTATGCCGTTATTGGAGGCAGTCTCGGTGGAGCAATAGCTTGGGAAATGGCAGCATTACAGCCCGATAAAATAGATAATCTTATTCCGATTGCAACAGATTGGAAAGCTACTGATTGGGTTATTGCAAATGTTTTAATTCAGGATCAAATTCTAAATCACTCGGATGATCCAATAGTTGATGCCCGTTTGCATGCTACATTATTATATAGAACTCCCGAGTATGTGAACCAAAGGTTTAGAAGAAGCAAATTAGATGAATTATCAGCTCTTAAAATTGAGAATTGGCTGCTAGATCATGGTTTTAAATTGAAAAACAGATATCGATTGGCCGCCTATAAACTGATGAATCATTTGCTCAAAACAATTGATATTACTAGAAATAGGCCTGATTTTTTAGCAGTAGCAAATACCATTGAGAGTAATATTCATCTTGTAACAGTTGATACAGATTATTTATTTATTGCCGAGGAAACTCGTAAAACGTATCGAGAATTGACTAATAAAAAGCTAAATGTCTTTTATCATCAAATTCAATCTATTCATGGGCATGATGCTTATTTGATTGAGTTCAATCAGTTATCGGATATTTTAAAGCCAATTTTTAACTATAGTAAATACCAACTCTATGCCAGCGCTTAGAATAAATATAATCCTTTTTGGAATTGGAAGCGTGGGAAGCGCATTGATAAATCAAGTTATTGAGAGTCAGCAGTTTTTTCAAGAAAAAAGAAATATTGATTTGCGTTTCCCTGTTATCACCAATTCTACTTTGGCCTTTTTTGAAAAAGATGGAGTCAGAAATAGTTGGGAGGCCAATTTTAATCAATTAGCGTTTCCTTTCACTATAGCTGATATTATTGAGTTTGTCAAAAATAAAGAGCTTGAAAACATAATAGTAGTAGACGCTACCGAAAGTTCCGAATTAGTAAAACATTATATTCCTTTAATTCAAAGTGAATTTGATATTGTTGCTGCCAATCAAAGTGCAAACGTACTGCATATTGATTTTTATAAAGAGATACGAAGAAATCTAAAGAGGTTTGATAAGAGTTTTTTATATGAAACTAATATTGGAGCAGGAATTCCGGTTTTGCAAATCATCAGCGATTTGTATTATTCAGGGGAAAAAATAACTAAAATCAGAGGTGTTTTCTCAGATTCATTGAGCTATATTTTTAATAAGTTTTCATCAGAAAATGTGCCTTTTTCGACAGTACTAAATGATGCGGATAAAAAAGGTTTATTAAAAGCGGATTTTAAAGAAGAGCTTTTGGGGATTGGGGTAGCAAAGAAGTTATTGGTTTTGGCTAGAGAATTGGGTGAAGAAATAGAATTTTTAGATGTAAAAATTACTTCACTTTTATCACATCGTTTGGAGGAGTCAAATCTCAAATCTAAATTTTTATCCAATGCGACTGTATTGGATAAAGATTTAGAAGTTGCTAAAATTACTCAATCAGAAAATAAAGTGTTGCGATACATTGGTGAGATTTCGATTCCCGAAAATAGATTTGAAGTCAAGTTGGTTTCAGAGCCTGTTTCATCAGCAATTGGTCAATTGAAAGGAACTGAAACAGTCTATGAAATTTACACTCAATCTCGGGGAAATAATCCTATTGTAGTTCATGGTGACAGTTCAGGAAAAAAGGTAGAGACTATTGCTAGAGGGATTCTAGTAGATATTCTAAAAGTAAGCGAAAAAATAAAAATTAAAGAAACAATTTGGCTTTAAAGCAAATAAAAAATACCAAATGAAATTAAATTATATAGCCCTTGCAATTCCATTTTTTGCAATATTCATGCTTTTGGAATACTATATTAGTGTAAGAAAAAATAAAAAACTTCATCATTTTAATGAAAGTATTGCAAATCTTAACGTTGGAATTGCAGAGAGAATTGCTGATCTTTTGACTACAGGTACTTTTTTCTTCGTTTTTTCTTGGCTTAATGCAAATTTCGCGGTTTTTTCAATAAAATCAACTGCAACAACTTGGGTTCTTTTATTTTTAGCCACAGATTTGCTTTGGTATTGGTATCACAGATTTGGGCATACTATTAATCTTTTTTGGGCATCACATATTGTACATCATCAAAGTGATGATTTTAATTATACAGCTGCAGCAAGAATAACGGTTTTTCAGGCAGTTGCCAGAGGGGTGTTTTGGTGTGTTTTGCCAATTATTGGTTTCAATGCACAAATGATTACTGTTTTATTACTAATTCATGGGACTTATCCTTTTTTTACGCACACACAATTGGTTGGAAAATTAGGTTGGTTGGAATATATTATAGTTACGCCATCACACCATAGGGTACATCACAGTAGTAATCCAGAGTATTTGGATAAAAATTATGGTGACATGTTAATTATCTGGGATAAAATTTTTGGGACCTTTATTGAAGAGACAACAGAACCTAAATTTGGGTTAACAAAGTCATTAGGAAGTTATAGTTTTTTATGGCAACATTTTCATTATGTTTTGGAATTGACAGTAGCCTTTAGAATGGCTAAAACTGCGAAACAGAAACTAAAAGTAATTTTTGGAGGTCCAAATGATATTGATGCAAGGATACGATTACTCCTTGAAAGAAAGTTTTCTAAAAAAATAGTTGAAGCGGATGTAAAATATTCTAAGAAATTAACGAATTCAATTATTGCTAAAACAATGGTAACAATGACTGTACTATTCTTAACGATTCTTTTTTCAAAATATATAACAGCTTTCAATGTTTTTCTAATAACGGTCTTTATTATTTTGAGCGTAATAGCTACTGGGGCAATGTTGGATCAAAAAAAATGGATTTTTCATTTAGATTTTTTAAGGAGTATTATTATTGGTTATTTGAGTTTTTCTTTTTTTCCAAACCCACTTTTGCTCTTTGTTATCACATTGTTAGGTGCAATAGGCATTTTTTTTTACCAAACGATACACTCAAAGTACCAAGATTTTCTGTTTTCGACTTAATTTTTAGCTGTTTAATAGCTTAAAAATGAGAAAGTTTTGTTAAAAAATGAAAGAATTTATCAGTATATTTTTGCTTAAATGTCTTAGGTGGTTGATTTTTAAGTAGTTCGAATTTTAATTAAATATTTAGTAATCATTAAATTTACGTTTAGTGTTTGGAAAATTGAAAAAAAGTTTAGATATTTGTTAAACAAAATAAGAAAAGGAAATATGAAATTTAATTTATGTAATATGTCTAAACAAGCCATTCAGGTGAAAACCTGCAGGGGAAGGTATATATAACATTATTTTGAATTAAATAATATATAAAAAAACCTTCCAATCTTATTGGGAGGTTTTTTTTTAGTCAATTTTAAAGTCATTATCACCAAGGTTACAATAATAATTAAGATTAAGTAAAACAATAATTAAATATGCAACAACTCGACACTGTTAAGATTACAATTTGCAAAGCGAAGAAGATGAAGAAGATGATGCGTGTCAATGCCATGATGGTTGCCCGTATTTGTTGATTCCAAAAGAATAAGTGTATAGTACAACTTAAAACCCTTTTGGATATATGTCTAAAAGGGTTTTTTGTTTTTATGGTCTTACTAAATTTAAAAGTTAAAAAAAGAAAATAATGAGTTCTAAAAAAATAAAATCAAGTGTATTGCACGCAGCAAGTTTATCAACTTTTTTTTGTTGTACTAAACGAGAAAGCGTCCGGCGAGCTGTTTTTTTAGGAAACAGGTATATGAAGCCAAAAAATTAAACAGAATAAAACAATAAAATAATAAGTCACAAGAAAACTAACTATAAATATATATCATGAAAATTCTAACATATATCAAAAGCAAACTAGAGTTGTTCAAAAGGATAACTATAAGGACTATAAAAATAGAGCCATTCAATCCTAAAAACGAATTGAATCACCCAAGATTTGATGTGGATGAAAACTTCGATTTAAAAGAGAAAAGAGGTAATAGTTCTTTATTGTTTCATATGTACTCTAAAGAGAACGAAACTCTTTTCATTTGAAACATAAAACAGGGACTTCGGGAAATGTTCAGGTTAAAATTATTTGCCAAGAATTCCACGGATTAAAACGCGTCATGTTCTTTTAGAATTAAGAGAAATGCGTGAGAATAAGTGAATTTTTTGGCAAATTTTTTTTAAATCAGAAACGATTGTTTCTAAGAAGAGTTGAATAATTATTTGGTCGTTTCATAAAATTGTAGTTAATTTGCACCTTTAAGTTCAGAAACGTATTGAAATGTTATAAAGAAAGGCAGAGGGATTAGACCCAATGAAGCCTTAGCAACCCTTCGATTTATCGAAGAAGGTGCTGCATTCTACCACGCCAAACGTGGAAAGATAACACAAAGAAAATCATCTGATTTTTTTCTGCTTTCTTTATAATATTTCCGGTACAAATCAAAAAAATAAAGATTTGAAATTGGAAAATAAACCAACCACAATTATAATACAAAATTTTACTACCGAGAGTGGTGCTATTTATGCTTCAATCAATTTGAGTTATCAAATTTTTGGCTGTGCACTACATACCGCACCTATTGTTTTGGTGAATCACGCATTAACTGGGAATTCTCAAGTGGTAGGCTCAAAAGGATGGTGGAATGTTCTCATCGGTGAAAACAGAACAATAGATACGACTAAATATACCATACTGGCTTTTAATATTCCAGGAAATGGTTTTGATGATACTATTATCGAAAACTATCTTGATTTTACGGCTAGAGATGTAGCCAGACTTTTTATTGAAGGAATAAAAATACTTCAAATAGAACAGTTATATGTAATTATTGGTGGTTCTGTAGGTGGAGGAATAGCTTGGGAAATTTCAGCATTGGCTCCTAAAATCACAAAGCATTTAATCCCGATAGCTACCGATTGGAAATCGACGGATTGGCTAATTGCCAATTGTTTTCTACAAGAACAAATTTTAAATAATTCGGCTAAGCCAATTGAGGATGCCCGAATACATGCTATGTTGTGTTACCGAACACCAGAATCTTTTAAAGCGAAGTTTGATAGAACGATAAATGAAGAATTAGCAATTTTTAATATTGAAAGTTGGCTGAATCACCATGGTAAGAAATTGCAAAAACGATTTCAGCTTTCAGCATATAAATTGATGAATCAATTACTAAAAACAATTGATATTGCCAGAAACAGAGAGTCTTTTATTGCTGTTGCCTCACAAATAGAAGCAGATATTCATATTATCGGAATCAATTCAGATTTGTTTTTTACGGTAAATGAGAATAAAGAAACTTACGAATTATTGAAAGAACACAAAGCAAATGTTACTTTTCAAGAGATTGATTCGATTCATGGACACGATGCTTTCTTGATAGAATACAAACAACTGGACAGTTTTCTTAAAGAGATTTTTGTTTAAAATAGAATTTACACAGATAAAATAATAGTCAAAAAGGAATGTTTTGACTTAAAAAAATAAGATAATGAAGATATTGAAATTTGGAGGAAAGTCTTTGTCAAACGGAGACGGAATCAATAAAGTGGTCGCAATTATTGAGAGTAAAGTAGGAGCAGGAGAGCAAATTGCAATAGTAGTTTCTGCACGAGGAAATGCTACAGATGAATTGGAAAATATTTTAGCTTTGGCTTCTAAAAACGCAGAATACAAATCACTTTTTGAAGATTTTAAGCTTTATCAACAAGATGTTTATGTTGATGTAGATTTGTCTGTAGAGTTTAATAAGTTGGAGAAACTTTTTGAAGGTGTGAGTTTGATTGGGGATTACAGCGTAAAAATTAAAGATGAGGTACTTTCAAAAGGAGAGTTGATCTCGGCTAAACTGCTTACTGCGATTTTAATTAAAAAAGGCATAAATGCTCGTTTTACAGACACAAGAGAATTGATTAAAACCGATTCGAATTATGGTGATGCACAACCGGTAGAACAGCTTTCGAAGAAAAATGTTATCGCTTATTTTAAAGAACACAATGGAACAACAGTGAATGTTGTAACTGGTTTTATAGGTTCGAACAGTAAAAATGAAGCTACGACTCTTGGTAGAAATGGTAGTAATTATACGGCTTCGTTGTTGGCAAATTATCTGGATGCAAAAGAATTACAAAACTATACACATGTTGATGGTATTTATACTGCCAATCCTGATTTGGTTTTGGATGCGAAAAAAATAGACCAATTGTCGTTTAATGAAGCGAATGAGTTGGCTAATTTTGGAGCAACAATTTTGCATGCAAAGACTATTATTCCTTTGCTAGAAAAGAACATTCCGCTTCGTATATTGAATACTTTCAATCACGAAAACCAAGGGACGTTAATTACTTCTGGTTCGAATAAGGAAGGAATCAA
The Flavobacterium sp. 5 DNA segment above includes these coding regions:
- a CDS encoding sterol desaturase family protein; amino-acid sequence: MKLNYIALAIPFFAIFMLLEYYISVRKNKKLHHFNESIANLNVGIAERIADLLTTGTFFFVFSWLNANFAVFSIKSTATTWVLLFLATDLLWYWYHRFGHTINLFWASHIVHHQSDDFNYTAAARITVFQAVARGVFWCVLPIIGFNAQMITVLLLIHGTYPFFTHTQLVGKLGWLEYIIVTPSHHRVHHSSNPEYLDKNYGDMLIIWDKIFGTFIEETTEPKFGLTKSLGSYSFLWQHFHYVLELTVAFRMAKTAKQKLKVIFGGPNDIDARIRLLLERKFSKKIVEADVKYSKKLTNSIIAKTMVTMTVLFLTILFSKYITAFNVFLITVFIILSVIATGAMLDQKKWIFHLDFLRSIIIGYLSFSFFPNPLLLFVITLLGAIGIFFYQTIHSKYQDFLFST
- a CDS encoding alpha/beta fold hydrolase, translating into MENLEKIDLFNFDLEIGKQKAYLPLFYHIFGRPLGSAPVVVVNHSLTGNSKVTGEKGWWSGIVGENKAIDTDYFTVIAFNIPGNGYDDNIDNLIDNYRDFSVRDIARIFWEGLFFLNVKNVYAVIGGSLGGAIAWEMAALQPDKIDNLIPIATDWKATDWVIANVLIQDQILNHSDDPIVDARLHATLLYRTPEYVNQRFRRSKLDELSALKIENWLLDHGFKLKNRYRLAAYKLMNHLLKTIDITRNRPDFLAVANTIESNIHLVTVDTDYLFIAEETRKTYRELTNKKLNVFYHQIQSIHGHDAYLIEFNQLSDILKPIFNYSKYQLYASA
- a CDS encoding aspartate kinase; translation: MPALRINIILFGIGSVGSALINQVIESQQFFQEKRNIDLRFPVITNSTLAFFEKDGVRNSWEANFNQLAFPFTIADIIEFVKNKELENIIVVDATESSELVKHYIPLIQSEFDIVAANQSANVLHIDFYKEIRRNLKRFDKSFLYETNIGAGIPVLQIISDLYYSGEKITKIRGVFSDSLSYIFNKFSSENVPFSTVLNDADKKGLLKADFKEELLGIGVAKKLLVLARELGEEIEFLDVKITSLLSHRLEESNLKSKFLSNATVLDKDLEVAKITQSENKVLRYIGEISIPENRFEVKLVSEPVSSAIGQLKGTETVYEIYTQSRGNNPIVVHGDSSGKKVETIARGILVDILKVSEKIKIKETIWL
- a CDS encoding alpha/beta fold hydrolase, encoding MKLENKPTTIIIQNFTTESGAIYASINLSYQIFGCALHTAPIVLVNHALTGNSQVVGSKGWWNVLIGENRTIDTTKYTILAFNIPGNGFDDTIIENYLDFTARDVARLFIEGIKILQIEQLYVIIGGSVGGGIAWEISALAPKITKHLIPIATDWKSTDWLIANCFLQEQILNNSAKPIEDARIHAMLCYRTPESFKAKFDRTINEELAIFNIESWLNHHGKKLQKRFQLSAYKLMNQLLKTIDIARNRESFIAVASQIEADIHIIGINSDLFFTVNENKETYELLKEHKANVTFQEIDSIHGHDAFLIEYKQLDSFLKEIFV